Proteins encoded by one window of Enterococcus saccharolyticus subsp. saccharolyticus:
- the glyA gene encoding serine hydroxymethyltransferase, which yields MDYKEFDKDLWTAVENEAERQQNNLELIASENIVSEGVMAAQGSILTNKYAEGYPGRRYYGGCEFVDVIESLAIDRAKEIFGAKFANVQPHSGSQANTAAYLALIEAGDTVLGMDLSAGGHLTHGSPVNFSGKTYNFVSYGVDKETELLDYDMVRQLAQEHQPKLIVAGASAYSRTIDFSKFKEIADEVGAKLMVDMAHIAGLVAAGLHPSPVPYADITTTTTHKTLRGPRGGLVLTNDEDLAKKINSNVFPGIQGGPLEHVIAGKAISFKEALDPSFKEYAGQVIKNAKAMAEVFNDSAKARLISGSTDNHLLLIDVTGFDMTGKDAEKLLDTVNITVNKNSIPFETLSPFKTSGIRVGTPAITSRGFDEEGSAAIAKLIVKVLENKDDEAVHAQVKEEVRALTDAHPLYTK from the coding sequence ATGGATTATAAAGAGTTTGATAAAGATTTATGGACAGCGGTTGAAAATGAGGCAGAGCGCCAACAAAATAACTTAGAGTTAATTGCCTCTGAAAATATTGTTTCTGAAGGCGTAATGGCTGCACAAGGAAGCATCTTAACAAACAAATATGCGGAAGGTTACCCTGGTCGTCGTTACTATGGCGGTTGTGAATTTGTTGATGTCATTGAAAGTTTAGCAATTGATCGTGCGAAAGAAATCTTTGGGGCGAAATTTGCAAATGTACAACCTCACTCAGGTTCTCAAGCGAACACAGCAGCTTACTTAGCATTAATTGAAGCAGGCGATACAGTTTTAGGAATGGATTTATCTGCCGGCGGACATTTAACACATGGTTCACCAGTTAACTTTAGTGGTAAAACATATAACTTTGTAAGTTATGGTGTGGATAAAGAAACAGAATTGCTTGATTATGACATGGTTCGTCAATTAGCGCAAGAACATCAACCAAAATTAATCGTTGCTGGTGCTAGTGCCTATTCTCGTACGATTGATTTTTCTAAGTTCAAAGAAATTGCTGATGAAGTGGGCGCAAAATTAATGGTTGATATGGCACATATCGCTGGTTTAGTTGCTGCTGGTTTACATCCAAGTCCAGTACCTTATGCAGATATCACAACCACAACAACGCATAAAACATTACGTGGTCCTCGTGGAGGCTTAGTGTTAACAAACGACGAAGATTTAGCGAAAAAGATTAACAGCAATGTTTTCCCTGGTATCCAAGGTGGACCATTGGAGCATGTCATTGCTGGTAAAGCAATTTCATTCAAAGAAGCCTTAGATCCTAGCTTCAAGGAATATGCTGGTCAAGTAATCAAAAATGCAAAAGCGATGGCTGAAGTATTCAATGATTCAGCAAAAGCACGCTTAATTTCTGGTTCAACAGATAATCATTTATTATTAATTGATGTTACTGGTTTTGATATGACAGGAAAAGATGCAGAAAAATTATTAGATACTGTCAATATCACAGTGAACAAAAACTCTATTCCATTTGAAACATTAAGTCCTTTCAAAACAAGTGGTATTCGTGTTGGAACACCAGCGATTACAAGTCGCGGCTTTGACGAAGAAGGTTCAGCAGCAATTGCTAAATTAATCGTGAAAGTATTAGAAAATAAAGATGACGAAGCTGTGCATGCACAAGTCAAAGAAGAAGTTCGTGCATTAACAGATGCGCATCCACTATACACAAAATAA
- the prmC gene encoding peptide chain release factor N(5)-glutamine methyltransferase: MAKTYQEVLSWASSFLEEQGKEGYAIQYVFLARKNWSKTDWLLNMRNEITSKEEEQLQKDLTALLANHPPQYLIGHEEFYGRQFQVTENTLIPRPETEELVELCLQTTSQDSLTVVDVGTGTGAIAITLKAERPTWQVASVDISEKALEVAKKNSQLLDVAVDFYLGDTLEPISEAIDVLISNPPYISQEEWDVMDESVRCFEPKTALFAENNGLAIYEKLAEQAKVKLKPQGKIFLEIGFQQGKAVQELFQKNFPEKTVEIRKDMAGKDRMIVVF; this comes from the coding sequence ATGGCTAAAACTTATCAAGAAGTCCTGTCATGGGCTTCTTCTTTTTTAGAAGAACAAGGAAAAGAAGGATATGCGATTCAATACGTTTTTCTTGCAAGAAAAAACTGGTCAAAAACAGACTGGTTATTAAACATGCGTAATGAAATAACGAGCAAAGAAGAAGAACAACTTCAAAAAGATTTAACAGCGCTCTTAGCCAATCATCCACCTCAGTATTTGATTGGCCATGAAGAATTTTATGGTCGTCAATTTCAAGTGACAGAGAATACCTTGATTCCTAGACCAGAAACAGAAGAATTAGTCGAATTATGTCTGCAAACTACGTCACAGGATTCTTTAACAGTTGTTGATGTGGGCACTGGAACAGGTGCGATTGCGATTACCTTAAAAGCAGAACGCCCGACATGGCAAGTGGCTTCTGTAGATATCTCAGAAAAAGCCTTAGAAGTAGCTAAAAAGAATAGTCAATTATTAGATGTCGCCGTGGATTTTTACCTCGGCGATACCTTAGAACCGATTTCGGAAGCCATTGATGTATTAATTTCCAATCCGCCATATATTAGCCAAGAGGAATGGGATGTAATGGATGAGAGTGTTCGGTGCTTTGAGCCTAAGACAGCCTTGTTTGCAGAAAATAATGGGTTAGCTATCTACGAAAAATTAGCTGAGCAAGCCAAGGTAAAACTAAAACCTCAAGGGAAAATATTTTTAGAGATTGGCTTTCAGCAAGGCAAAGCAGTTCAAGAATTATTCCAAAAAAACTTCCCTGAAAAAACTGTGGAAATTAGAAAAGATATGGCTGGAAAAGATCGGATGATTGTTGTTTTTTAG
- the prfA gene encoding peptide chain release factor 1, with amino-acid sequence MYDQLQSIEDRYEELGELLSDPAIVSDTKRFMELSKEEANTRETVEVYRRYKEVVSGIADAEEMLGENLDDEMAELAKEELSELKKEKIDLEERIKILLLPKDPNDDKNIIMEIRGAAGGDEAALFAGDLFSMYQRYAESQGWKTEVLEANVTGIGGYKEVIMMITGDNVFSKLKYESGAHRVQRVPSTESQGRIHTSTATVVVMPEAEEVEIDIADKDIRTDIYHASGAGGQHVNKTASAVRLTHLPTGIVVAMQDERSQLKNREKAMKVLRARVYDQIQQEAQSEYDANRKSAVGTGDRSERIRTYNFPQNRVTDHRIGLTIQKLDQILAGKMDEIIDALIVYDQTSKLEELQNG; translated from the coding sequence ATGTACGATCAGTTACAATCAATTGAAGACCGTTATGAAGAACTAGGCGAATTACTAAGTGATCCAGCTATCGTTTCTGATACCAAGCGCTTCATGGAGTTATCAAAAGAAGAAGCAAACACGCGTGAAACAGTAGAAGTTTATCGTCGTTATAAAGAGGTTGTTTCAGGTATCGCTGATGCAGAAGAAATGCTAGGAGAAAACTTGGACGACGAAATGGCAGAATTAGCTAAAGAAGAACTGTCAGAATTGAAAAAAGAAAAAATTGATTTAGAAGAACGAATCAAAATTTTGTTGTTACCAAAAGATCCAAATGATGATAAAAACATCATCATGGAAATTCGTGGTGCTGCTGGTGGCGATGAAGCGGCGTTGTTTGCTGGTGATTTATTCAGTATGTATCAACGTTATGCAGAGTCTCAAGGATGGAAAACAGAAGTCCTAGAAGCAAATGTTACCGGAATTGGTGGGTACAAAGAAGTCATCATGATGATTACTGGCGACAATGTTTTCTCTAAATTGAAATATGAAAGTGGCGCACACCGTGTTCAACGTGTTCCTTCAACAGAATCACAAGGACGTATTCATACATCAACAGCAACAGTGGTCGTTATGCCGGAAGCTGAAGAAGTGGAAATCGATATCGCGGATAAAGATATTCGGACTGATATTTACCATGCGTCTGGTGCGGGTGGACAGCACGTCAATAAAACTGCATCTGCCGTTCGTTTAACCCATCTTCCAACTGGGATTGTTGTGGCGATGCAAGATGAGCGTTCTCAGTTGAAAAACCGTGAGAAAGCAATGAAAGTTTTACGTGCTCGTGTGTATGATCAAATCCAACAAGAAGCGCAAAGTGAATACGATGCAAACCGTAAATCAGCAGTTGGTACTGGTGACCGTTCAGAACGTATCCGTACGTATAACTTCCCACAAAACCGTGTAACCGATCATCGAATTGGTTTAACGATTCAAAAATTAGATCAAATTCTAGCAGGTAAAATGGATGAAATTATCGATGCATTAATTGTATACGATCAAACATCGAAGTTAGAAGAGTTACAAAATGGCTAA
- a CDS encoding L-threonylcarbamoyladenylate synthase: METKRLNEEELDLAVAMLTADGLVAFPTETVYGLGANALSENAVKRVFAVKGRPSDNPLIVHVTGFDQVKNYIVHVHPLAEKLAKTYWPGPLTLVCQTKENAFPSVVSAGLPTVSFRMPNNDKTLALLEKSGLPLVGPSANTSGKPSPTTSEHVYHDLKGKIEGILEDGSTAIGVESTVLDISDPTQPPMILRPGAITKEQLEQDLGIVIAVDKHLIKESEAPKSPGMKYKHYSPDTNVVMIRDNDWKKAITVAKKQHLHVGVMAGPGIVNQVQSEVTAVFCFADDSVEAATKGLFAGLRALDESEELDVIYVATFPEQELGVAYMNRLKKAAGQQFFE; the protein is encoded by the coding sequence ATGGAAACCAAACGATTGAATGAAGAAGAATTAGATTTGGCAGTGGCAATGTTAACTGCTGATGGGTTAGTGGCTTTTCCTACTGAAACGGTGTATGGGTTAGGTGCGAATGCCTTATCGGAAAATGCGGTGAAACGCGTGTTTGCAGTAAAAGGAAGACCCAGTGATAATCCTTTGATTGTACATGTTACTGGTTTTGACCAAGTGAAGAATTATATAGTTCATGTGCATCCTTTAGCAGAGAAACTAGCGAAAACTTACTGGCCAGGTCCTCTTACCTTAGTTTGTCAAACGAAAGAAAATGCTTTTCCTTCAGTTGTTTCTGCAGGATTACCTACCGTTTCTTTTCGAATGCCAAACAATGACAAAACCTTAGCTTTGCTAGAAAAATCAGGTTTACCTTTAGTGGGTCCAAGTGCAAATACCTCGGGAAAACCAAGTCCCACAACTAGTGAACATGTGTACCATGATTTGAAGGGGAAAATTGAAGGTATTTTAGAAGATGGATCAACAGCAATAGGCGTTGAATCCACTGTGTTGGATATTAGTGATCCGACACAACCACCTATGATTTTGCGTCCCGGAGCAATTACCAAGGAACAATTGGAACAAGATTTAGGGATAGTGATTGCAGTTGATAAGCATCTAATCAAAGAATCAGAAGCGCCAAAATCACCAGGTATGAAATACAAACACTATTCACCAGATACTAACGTGGTAATGATTCGCGACAATGATTGGAAAAAAGCGATCACGGTTGCTAAAAAACAACACTTACATGTTGGCGTAATGGCAGGTCCAGGTATTGTAAATCAAGTCCAATCAGAGGTTACCGCAGTTTTTTGCTTTGCTGATGATAGTGTAGAAGCTGCGACAAAAGGATTGTTCGCCGGTTTGCGAGCGTTGGATGAGTCAGAGGAATTAGATGTGATTTATGTGGCGACTTTTCCGGAACAAGAGTTAGGCGTTGCATATATGAATCGCTTAAAAAAAGCTGCTGGGCAACAATTTTTTGAATAA
- a CDS encoding thymidine kinase, whose translation MAQLFFKYGAMNSGKSIEILKVAHNYEEQNKPVVLMTSGLDTRSGIGQVSSRIGLEEKAIPIFDETDVFSVIQELDYTPYCVLIDEAQFLKKAHVLSFTRVVDELGIPVMAFGLKNDFRNELFEGSKYLLLYADKIEEMKTICWFCHKKAIMNLHYIDGKPVYEGAQVQIGGNEAYYPVCRHHYFHPEI comes from the coding sequence ATGGCACAATTATTTTTTAAATATGGCGCAATGAACAGTGGAAAATCGATTGAGATTTTAAAAGTTGCCCACAACTATGAAGAACAGAATAAACCTGTTGTTTTGATGACAAGTGGATTGGACACACGCTCTGGCATTGGACAAGTCTCTAGTCGAATTGGTTTGGAAGAAAAAGCTATTCCTATTTTTGATGAGACGGATGTCTTTTCTGTCATTCAAGAATTAGACTACACACCATATTGTGTTTTGATTGATGAGGCGCAGTTTTTAAAGAAGGCGCACGTCCTTTCTTTCACACGAGTAGTTGATGAACTAGGAATCCCTGTCATGGCGTTTGGTCTGAAAAATGATTTTCGTAATGAATTATTTGAAGGATCAAAATACTTATTGCTATATGCCGACAAAATTGAAGAAATGAAAACTATTTGCTGGTTTTGTCATAAAAAAGCAATTATGAATTTACATTATATTGATGGAAAACCTGTTTATGAAGGAGCACAAGTACAAATTGGGGGCAATGAAGCCTATTATCCCGTTTGTCGGCACCATTATTTCCATCCAGAAATTTAA